CACGATTATTTTTTTACGTTTTTTGTCATTTCTGTGTTCGTGATAGGCCTTAATTATCATGAGTCCCGTCAATTCTCCGTGGGCACCTGCAGCAGGCTGTAATGAAAATTTGTCCATTCCAGTTATTTCAGAGAGCATGTTTTCTAATTCATACATGAGTTTCAAAGCGCCTTGCACAGTTTCTACTGGTTGATAGGGATGTAGAGCTGTAAAACCGATAAAGGATGCCATGTCTTCATTTATTTTAGGATTGTACTTCATAGTACAAGAACCTAATGGATAAAAACCCGTATCGACGCCGTAGTTTTTATTTGATAAAAGGGTGTAATGTCTTATTATGTCTACTTCACTTACTTCGGGAAGCTCTATTTCTTCTTTTCTCATCATTTGTTGCGGAAGTATGTCTTCTAAAGGTTTTTCTTCTATATCCAACTTAGGGAGAGTGTAGGCTTTTCTTCCTTCCTTTGACAATTCAAATATCAATTTATTGTACTCTTTCATTCTATCACCTCCAACAGAGCTTTTAACTCATCAATTTCTTCTTTTGTCCTTTTTTCTGTAAAGGCTAGTAACATTGTATTTTTGTATTTGTCGTAATCTCTGTGGAGGTTGTATCCGCCTAATATGCCCTTTTCTAAAAGTTTTTTATTAATTAAGTCTACATCTACATCAGTCTTTAATGCAAATTCCATAAAGAAGGGCTTGTTAAAAGCAGGTTTATATTTTCCTGATGCGGTAAGCATTGAAAAAGCGTAATGAGCCTTTTGAGTGCACTGATAAGCCACTTCTTTTATACCTTTTTTGCCCATAGTTGCTAGATACACTGCAGCTGTTAAGGCATTTAATGAGTGGTTTGAGCATATATTCGAAGTGGCTTTTTCCCTTCTTATGTGTTGCTCTCTTGCTTGCAAAGTAAGCACAAAAGCACGTCTACCATCTACGTCTTTTGTCTGGCCTACTATTCTTCCTGGCATTTTCCGCACAAGCTTTTGTGTTGTAGCTAAAAAACCAAGATAAGGGCCACCAAAATTTAATCCATTGCCAAGAGACTGACCGTCTCCTACAGCTATATCTGCGCCAATTTCTCCTGGCGATTTAAGTATGCCGAGAGGTATTGGATGTACGTAAGTTATCAACATTGCTTTATTTTCATGGGTTATTTTCTCAATTTCTTGCAGGTCTTCGATGATTCCCATGAAATTAGGATACTGTACAATTACTGCCGCAGTGTTAGTCCCAATTTCCGCTTTTAATTTTTCTAAATCTGTTACTCCTTCATTATCGTCTATTTCAATTACTTGGATATCTCTAAAATGCATATAAGTCTTTAAAACTTTTCGCGTTTCTGGATTTACAGTTTTTGAAACTAATATGGTTTTTCTTTTTGTATTTTCACAAGCCATAATTGCAGCTTCTGCGCAGGCTGTTGCTCCGTCGTACATTGAAGCGTTTGTGACTTCCATTCCTGTAAGGTTTGTAATCATTGTCTGGTACTCAAAGATAGCTTGTAGTGTTCCTTGGCTTATTTCTGGCTGGTAAGGAGTGTAGGCCGTGTAGAATTCAGAACGAGATATTATGTGCTTTACCACAGAAGGAATGTAATGGTCATATACTCCAGCGCCTAAAAAACTTGTCAGCTCTTCAAGGCTTTTATTTTCTTTAGCGTATTTTTTTATGTGAGCTGTAAGCTCTATTTCTGACATGGGCTTACCTAAATTTAAAGGCCTTTTTAAGCGAACTTCTTGAGGTATGTTTTCAAACAGTTCTTCTATAGAATTTTTTCCTATTGTTTTTAGCATTTCTTTTTCGTCATTGGAGGAGGCAGGAAGGTAAGGAAACATGCTCTCACTCCTCATCTAAAAATTTTTTATATTCTTCGGCTGTCATCAAATTATCAAGCTGTGACTTGTCTTTGAGTTCTACTAATGCCA
The sequence above is a segment of the Thermoanaerobacter ethanolicus JW 200 genome. Coding sequences within it:
- the gcvPA gene encoding aminomethyl-transferring glycine dehydrogenase subunit GcvPA — encoded protein: MFPYLPASSNDEKEMLKTIGKNSIEELFENIPQEVRLKRPLNLGKPMSEIELTAHIKKYAKENKSLEELTSFLGAGVYDHYIPSVVKHIISRSEFYTAYTPYQPEISQGTLQAIFEYQTMITNLTGMEVTNASMYDGATACAEAAIMACENTKRKTILVSKTVNPETRKVLKTYMHFRDIQVIEIDDNEGVTDLEKLKAEIGTNTAAVIVQYPNFMGIIEDLQEIEKITHENKAMLITYVHPIPLGILKSPGEIGADIAVGDGQSLGNGLNFGGPYLGFLATTQKLVRKMPGRIVGQTKDVDGRRAFVLTLQAREQHIRREKATSNICSNHSLNALTAAVYLATMGKKGIKEVAYQCTQKAHYAFSMLTASGKYKPAFNKPFFMEFALKTDVDVDLINKKLLEKGILGGYNLHRDYDKYKNTMLLAFTEKRTKEEIDELKALLEVIE